One genomic region from Magallana gigas chromosome 3, xbMagGiga1.1, whole genome shotgun sequence encodes:
- the LOC105321111 gene encoding uncharacterized protein translates to MGELSDDANDYLTCGKCLSEFPLKNIVTFIEHKKKDCDVLSSGEAEPGLLCSACSKGFMTAVGLLKHAKVSHNLQLFLENGPYRNGVLASKTQTNELPINVNNDIPVNLITRFNVGLSDNETTRGFQESPSLTELEGTEEASAFRLSGLCSTGSASTIPRISISPTSTQTESHELQKENVPTFSTENNNQGAMVNPSSYNSSAYGGPAIRNTDSTFPESTGDSGAVEEGNNRCERQEDIAEEALEGEDACCSSQECGVEVIPGTHESLQKCCYAVAPKKRKRHMETKHVPSYWRTRFNRRRMLGIRDSSFRRPASRSQGTIYIDLKPESGEVSTSRSNNETSPESMRTTNFDSNHGDSMGIHMTGMTRDSTSKANSQKPSRGSFYIKPRAVFSIPISYTIPTQALDTSKTSRSDTNSTSTEHDIQSDNSPSSTLSDRNSSVSTLSGYHLSSNSGRISNSVSSDSHIYGIDIPSLISQATRQFNLVPSSSECVESNDKDDQSGEEADGKLGRKRRYPTTKPYKCDQCDNAFNQRIHLKKHMSKHTGIKPFKCQQCDYSTVERSHLKVHIRIHTGEKPFKCTFCEYATAQNSTLKIHLKRHHGRQGSSEKEGTSTTNQHGVTMEISQERSLDSNDEAKKNS, encoded by the exons ATGGGTGAACTTTCGG atgATGCAAATGACTACCTGACATGTGGTAAATGCCTCTCAGAATTCCCACTGAAAAACATAGTGACTTTTATTGAGCACAAGAAGAAGGACTGCGATGTGCTCTCCAGTGGGGAAGCTGAACCAG GTTTGCTGTGTTCTGCTTGTTCCAAGGGATTCATGACTGCAGTGGGACTTCTGAAACATGCCAAAGTCTCCCATAACCTCCAGCTTTTTCTTGAAAATGGACCATATAGAAATGGAGTGCTTGCGTCCAAGACACAAACAAATGAACTaccaataaatgtaaataatgataTCCCAGTGAATCTCATCACCAGATTCAATGTGGGACTCTCAGATAATGAGACAACCAGAGGGTTCCAAGAGAGTCCCAGCCTTACAGAGCTGGAGGGGACGGAGGAGGCCTCCGCCTTTCGCCTCAGTGGGCTGTGTTCTACAGGGAGTGCCTCCACGATTCCTAGAATTTCCATCTCCCCAACCAGCACACAAACTGAATCTCATGAATTACAGAAGGAAAATGTGCCAACATTCAGCACAGAAAATAACAATCAAGGTGCAATGGTGAACCCATCCTCATATAATTCCAGTGCTTATGGTGGCCCAGCTATCAGAAATACAGATTCCACATTTCCAGAGAGTACAGGGGATAGTGGTGCAGTGGAGGAAGGTAACAACAGGTGTGAACGACAAGAAGACATAGCAGAGGAGGCCCTGGAGGGCGAGGATGCTTGCTGTTCCAGTCAGGAATGTGGGGTGGAGGTCATTCCAGGGACCCATGAGAGCTTACAGAAGTGCTGCTATGCTGTAGCCCCCAAAAAACGTAAAAGACATATGGAGACCAAACATGTGCCTTCCTACTGGCGAACAAGATTCAACAGGCGGAGGATGCTGGGTATTCGGGACTCATCATTTAGGCGACCTGCCAGCAGAAGTCAAGGGACGATTTACATTGACCTGAAGCCTGAGTCCGGAGAAGTATCGACCTCGAGGTCGAACAATGAGACCTCCCCAGAATCCATGAGAACTACCAACTTTGACAGTAACCATGGAGACTCCATGGGGATTCACATGACAGGCATGACCAGGGACTCAACTTCAAAGGCAAACTCCCAGAAACCCAGCCGAGGCAGTTTCTACATCAAGCCAAGAGCAGTTTTCTCCATTCCAATTTCCTATACAATTCCTACACAAGCTTTAGACACAAGCAAGACCAGCAGATCTGATACAAATTCAACTTCCACTGAACATGACATACAATCAGACAACAGTCCATCCTCCACACTCAGTGACCGTAACTCTTCCGTATCAACTCTCAGTGGTTATCATCTCTCCTCAAATTCCGGCCGTATTTCTAATTCTGTATCATCTGACTCCCACATATATGGCATCGATATTCCCTCCTTAATCTCACAGGCCACCAGGCAATTTAATCTGGTTCCAAGCTCTTCAGAGTGCGTTGAAAGTAATGATAAAGATGACCAATCTGGTGAGGAGGCTGATGGAAAGCTTGGGCGAAAGCGAAGATACCCGACCACCAAGCCGTATAAATGTGACCAGTGTGACAACGCCTTCAATCAGAGAATTCACCTCAAAAAGCACATGAGTAAACACACAG GCATCAAACCTTTTAAGTGCCAGCAGTGTGACTATTCCACAGTAGAAAGAAGTCACCTGAAAGTCCACATCCGGATTCATACAG GTGAGAAGCCATTCAAGTGCACATTTTGTGAATATGCTACAGCTCAGAATAGTACTCTCAAAATCCATCTAAAAAGACATCATGGTCGCCAGGGTTCCAGTGAAAAAGAGGGCACTTCAACAACCAATCAGCACGGTGTTACCATGGAAATCAGTCAGGAGAGGTCATTAGATTCAAATgatgaagcaaaaaaaaattcttaa
- the LOC105321112 gene encoding TOX high mobility group box family member 4-A isoform X1, translating to MKTCAISSHGYSPKLIGRAATFKSPAISSGLPFLSSSVMGDVCGPEATYITNETFHTPSFDDDFDITPLNSLPVSNSVSHALPQVQTSYSQHSYPQFVSHQYHPYSQHHHTPVTSVAPLSTTPIFPPQNFDIPDISLTNNFDPLVNSLTSMAMMTSSIDNGNPNSSFVQSSMAVTAPTMANNAAISVIKMDDKYMEPNQQTSPSHSSNSISPPRESSEDSSDDCLPLAQLMKRQAAAKSIVEEKEPSPPPPTGVTKTRKTPKKKKKKDPNEPQKPVSAYALFFRDTQAAIKGGNPSASFGEVSKIVASMWDSLDPDTKNVYKKKTELAKKEYLKQLAAYRASLVSQLPMDDNNPYGNLMDKNQFVRQAQNSPMHMSPNVSPPQGAWPMTSMTMQNQSPPGLHGMSPQGHSPDSHGMSPQGQGISPLHHGANMSPSMGDMMMGPPSNSPPNMGYSPQHPHVSPQHMVSSPPRPVQQIAPRQPVLGQLMEEANICLDGGDMMQSMCIRNGCTNPTIESPGWDNEYCSNECVVNHCRDVFTAWVSSRQGSNQFTVK from the exons ATGAAGACTTGTGCTATTTCTTCCCATGGATACAGTCCTAAATTAATCGGCCGTGCAGCAACATTCAAG agcCCAGCGATTTCTAGTGGTCTCCCATTTCTGTCGTCGTCGGTAATGGGTGATGTGTGTGGACCGGAAGCCACGTATATAACCAATGAG ACATTCCATACTCCAAGTTTTGATGACGATTTTGACATCACACCTTTGAACTCCCTTCCAGTATCTAACAGTGTGTCGCACGCCTTACCGCAGGTCCAGACCAGCTACTCACAGCATTCCTACCCTCAGTTTGTCTCCCATCAATATCATCCCTACTCACAGCATCATCACACCCCAGTCACCAGTGTTGCCCCTTTGAGTACAACACCGATATTTCCCCCTCAGAACTTTGATATTCCTGACATTTCCCTCACAAACAATTTTGACCCCTTAGTGAATTCTCTGACGTCTATGGCCATGATGACCAGCTCTATAGACAATGGCAATCCAAATTCATCTTTTGTGCAGTCCTCAATGGCTGTCACCGCCCCTACAATGGCCAACAATGCTGCTATCTCAGTCATTAAAATGGACGACAAATATATGGAACCGAACCAGCAGACTTCTCCAAGCCACAGCTCGAACTCCATCTCTCCACCAAGGGAAAGCAGTGAGGATAGCAGCGATGATTGTCTCCCCCTGGCCCAg CTCATGAAAAGACAGGCAGCAGCAAAATCAATTGTTGAAGAGAAGGAACCCTCCCCTCCTCCTCCAACTGGAGTCACTAAAACCAGAAAAACAcccaaaaagaagaaaaagaaggaCCCTAATGAGCCTCAAAA GCCAGTTTCAGCCTATGCCTTATTTTTCCGGGATACACAAGCAGCAATAAAGGGAGGGAACCCCTCGGCCAGTTTTGGTGAAGTCTCCAAAATCGTAGCTTCAATGTGGGATAGCCTGGACCCGGACACTAAAAAT gtgtataaaaaaaagacaGAGTTAGCTAAAAAGGAATATCTAAAACAATTGGCTGCTTACAGAGCAAGTCTTGTCTCTCAG TTACCCATGGATGACAACAATCCATATGGAAACCTGATGGACAAGAACCAGTTTGTACGCCAAGCCCAGAACTCTCCCATGCACATGTCCCCCAATGTGTCTCCACCCCAGGGTGCCTGGCCGATGACCTCAATGACCATGCAGAACCAGTCCCCACCTGGTCTTCATGGCATGTCCCCCCAGGGTCACTCTCCAGACAGCCATGGAATGTCCCCACAGGGTCAAGGGATCTCTCCCCTTCATCATGGAGCCAACATGTCACCTTCCATGGGGGACATGATGATGGGGCCTCCCTCCAACAGCCCCCCTAATATGGGCTACAGTCCTCAGCATCCTCATGTGAGCCCCCAGCACATGGTGTCCTCACCCCCAAGACCTGTCCAACAAATTGCTCCTAGACAGCCAGTCCTTGGACAACTGATG GAGGAGGCTAATATTTGTTTGGATGGAGGAGATATGATGCAGTCAATGTGTATCCGAAACGGTTGTACGAACCCCACCATTGAGAGTCCAGGCTGGGACAACGAGTACTGCTCAAACGAGTGTGTGGTCAACCACTGCAG GGATGTGTTTACAGCATGGGTTTCCTCTCGACAAGGCTCAAACCAGTTTACTGTGAAATGA
- the LOC105321112 gene encoding TOX high mobility group box family member 4-A isoform X2, with translation MLDIESPAISSGLPFLSSSVMGDVCGPEATYITNETFHTPSFDDDFDITPLNSLPVSNSVSHALPQVQTSYSQHSYPQFVSHQYHPYSQHHHTPVTSVAPLSTTPIFPPQNFDIPDISLTNNFDPLVNSLTSMAMMTSSIDNGNPNSSFVQSSMAVTAPTMANNAAISVIKMDDKYMEPNQQTSPSHSSNSISPPRESSEDSSDDCLPLAQLMKRQAAAKSIVEEKEPSPPPPTGVTKTRKTPKKKKKKDPNEPQKPVSAYALFFRDTQAAIKGGNPSASFGEVSKIVASMWDSLDPDTKNVYKKKTELAKKEYLKQLAAYRASLVSQLPMDDNNPYGNLMDKNQFVRQAQNSPMHMSPNVSPPQGAWPMTSMTMQNQSPPGLHGMSPQGHSPDSHGMSPQGQGISPLHHGANMSPSMGDMMMGPPSNSPPNMGYSPQHPHVSPQHMVSSPPRPVQQIAPRQPVLGQLMEEANICLDGGDMMQSMCIRNGCTNPTIESPGWDNEYCSNECVVNHCRDVFTAWVSSRQGSNQFTVK, from the exons ATGTTGGATATCGAG agcCCAGCGATTTCTAGTGGTCTCCCATTTCTGTCGTCGTCGGTAATGGGTGATGTGTGTGGACCGGAAGCCACGTATATAACCAATGAG ACATTCCATACTCCAAGTTTTGATGACGATTTTGACATCACACCTTTGAACTCCCTTCCAGTATCTAACAGTGTGTCGCACGCCTTACCGCAGGTCCAGACCAGCTACTCACAGCATTCCTACCCTCAGTTTGTCTCCCATCAATATCATCCCTACTCACAGCATCATCACACCCCAGTCACCAGTGTTGCCCCTTTGAGTACAACACCGATATTTCCCCCTCAGAACTTTGATATTCCTGACATTTCCCTCACAAACAATTTTGACCCCTTAGTGAATTCTCTGACGTCTATGGCCATGATGACCAGCTCTATAGACAATGGCAATCCAAATTCATCTTTTGTGCAGTCCTCAATGGCTGTCACCGCCCCTACAATGGCCAACAATGCTGCTATCTCAGTCATTAAAATGGACGACAAATATATGGAACCGAACCAGCAGACTTCTCCAAGCCACAGCTCGAACTCCATCTCTCCACCAAGGGAAAGCAGTGAGGATAGCAGCGATGATTGTCTCCCCCTGGCCCAg CTCATGAAAAGACAGGCAGCAGCAAAATCAATTGTTGAAGAGAAGGAACCCTCCCCTCCTCCTCCAACTGGAGTCACTAAAACCAGAAAAACAcccaaaaagaagaaaaagaaggaCCCTAATGAGCCTCAAAA GCCAGTTTCAGCCTATGCCTTATTTTTCCGGGATACACAAGCAGCAATAAAGGGAGGGAACCCCTCGGCCAGTTTTGGTGAAGTCTCCAAAATCGTAGCTTCAATGTGGGATAGCCTGGACCCGGACACTAAAAAT gtgtataaaaaaaagacaGAGTTAGCTAAAAAGGAATATCTAAAACAATTGGCTGCTTACAGAGCAAGTCTTGTCTCTCAG TTACCCATGGATGACAACAATCCATATGGAAACCTGATGGACAAGAACCAGTTTGTACGCCAAGCCCAGAACTCTCCCATGCACATGTCCCCCAATGTGTCTCCACCCCAGGGTGCCTGGCCGATGACCTCAATGACCATGCAGAACCAGTCCCCACCTGGTCTTCATGGCATGTCCCCCCAGGGTCACTCTCCAGACAGCCATGGAATGTCCCCACAGGGTCAAGGGATCTCTCCCCTTCATCATGGAGCCAACATGTCACCTTCCATGGGGGACATGATGATGGGGCCTCCCTCCAACAGCCCCCCTAATATGGGCTACAGTCCTCAGCATCCTCATGTGAGCCCCCAGCACATGGTGTCCTCACCCCCAAGACCTGTCCAACAAATTGCTCCTAGACAGCCAGTCCTTGGACAACTGATG GAGGAGGCTAATATTTGTTTGGATGGAGGAGATATGATGCAGTCAATGTGTATCCGAAACGGTTGTACGAACCCCACCATTGAGAGTCCAGGCTGGGACAACGAGTACTGCTCAAACGAGTGTGTGGTCAACCACTGCAG GGATGTGTTTACAGCATGGGTTTCCTCTCGACAAGGCTCAAACCAGTTTACTGTGAAATGA
- the LOC105321112 gene encoding TOX high mobility group box family member 4-A isoform X3, whose translation MGDVCGPEATYITNETFHTPSFDDDFDITPLNSLPVSNSVSHALPQVQTSYSQHSYPQFVSHQYHPYSQHHHTPVTSVAPLSTTPIFPPQNFDIPDISLTNNFDPLVNSLTSMAMMTSSIDNGNPNSSFVQSSMAVTAPTMANNAAISVIKMDDKYMEPNQQTSPSHSSNSISPPRESSEDSSDDCLPLAQLMKRQAAAKSIVEEKEPSPPPPTGVTKTRKTPKKKKKKDPNEPQKPVSAYALFFRDTQAAIKGGNPSASFGEVSKIVASMWDSLDPDTKNVYKKKTELAKKEYLKQLAAYRASLVSQLPMDDNNPYGNLMDKNQFVRQAQNSPMHMSPNVSPPQGAWPMTSMTMQNQSPPGLHGMSPQGHSPDSHGMSPQGQGISPLHHGANMSPSMGDMMMGPPSNSPPNMGYSPQHPHVSPQHMVSSPPRPVQQIAPRQPVLGQLMEEANICLDGGDMMQSMCIRNGCTNPTIESPGWDNEYCSNECVVNHCRDVFTAWVSSRQGSNQFTVK comes from the exons ATGGGTGATGTGTGTGGACCGGAAGCCACGTATATAACCAATGAG ACATTCCATACTCCAAGTTTTGATGACGATTTTGACATCACACCTTTGAACTCCCTTCCAGTATCTAACAGTGTGTCGCACGCCTTACCGCAGGTCCAGACCAGCTACTCACAGCATTCCTACCCTCAGTTTGTCTCCCATCAATATCATCCCTACTCACAGCATCATCACACCCCAGTCACCAGTGTTGCCCCTTTGAGTACAACACCGATATTTCCCCCTCAGAACTTTGATATTCCTGACATTTCCCTCACAAACAATTTTGACCCCTTAGTGAATTCTCTGACGTCTATGGCCATGATGACCAGCTCTATAGACAATGGCAATCCAAATTCATCTTTTGTGCAGTCCTCAATGGCTGTCACCGCCCCTACAATGGCCAACAATGCTGCTATCTCAGTCATTAAAATGGACGACAAATATATGGAACCGAACCAGCAGACTTCTCCAAGCCACAGCTCGAACTCCATCTCTCCACCAAGGGAAAGCAGTGAGGATAGCAGCGATGATTGTCTCCCCCTGGCCCAg CTCATGAAAAGACAGGCAGCAGCAAAATCAATTGTTGAAGAGAAGGAACCCTCCCCTCCTCCTCCAACTGGAGTCACTAAAACCAGAAAAACAcccaaaaagaagaaaaagaaggaCCCTAATGAGCCTCAAAA GCCAGTTTCAGCCTATGCCTTATTTTTCCGGGATACACAAGCAGCAATAAAGGGAGGGAACCCCTCGGCCAGTTTTGGTGAAGTCTCCAAAATCGTAGCTTCAATGTGGGATAGCCTGGACCCGGACACTAAAAAT gtgtataaaaaaaagacaGAGTTAGCTAAAAAGGAATATCTAAAACAATTGGCTGCTTACAGAGCAAGTCTTGTCTCTCAG TTACCCATGGATGACAACAATCCATATGGAAACCTGATGGACAAGAACCAGTTTGTACGCCAAGCCCAGAACTCTCCCATGCACATGTCCCCCAATGTGTCTCCACCCCAGGGTGCCTGGCCGATGACCTCAATGACCATGCAGAACCAGTCCCCACCTGGTCTTCATGGCATGTCCCCCCAGGGTCACTCTCCAGACAGCCATGGAATGTCCCCACAGGGTCAAGGGATCTCTCCCCTTCATCATGGAGCCAACATGTCACCTTCCATGGGGGACATGATGATGGGGCCTCCCTCCAACAGCCCCCCTAATATGGGCTACAGTCCTCAGCATCCTCATGTGAGCCCCCAGCACATGGTGTCCTCACCCCCAAGACCTGTCCAACAAATTGCTCCTAGACAGCCAGTCCTTGGACAACTGATG GAGGAGGCTAATATTTGTTTGGATGGAGGAGATATGATGCAGTCAATGTGTATCCGAAACGGTTGTACGAACCCCACCATTGAGAGTCCAGGCTGGGACAACGAGTACTGCTCAAACGAGTGTGTGGTCAACCACTGCAG GGATGTGTTTACAGCATGGGTTTCCTCTCGACAAGGCTCAAACCAGTTTACTGTGAAATGA
- the LOC105321113 gene encoding uncharacterized protein isoform X2 — translation MSKTPLIKMIALVVTTSLFQESWCLIGLIGAPPHSSAYHHPRGLLMAWPTPHPVPSNDHRSDASVTRTPLHHSLLNSFRCQTRALKSLIKNRSRLHDVESWIRFCSQDPKDVILSDCRQSVQTCTMKSARELLSVPGCFPVSRMLNCLEKTMTSCFKSPRAAMSVFRHLQNACIRHRHDVTPKINST, via the exons ATCGCCCTGGTAGTGACGACGTCACTTTTCCAGGAAAGCTGGTGTTTGATTGGTCTGATAGGAGCGCCCCCGCACTCCTCTGCTTACCACCATCCCCGGGGACTGCTAATGGCATGGCCAACTCCTCATCC AGTTCCATCAAATGACCACAGATCTGACGCCTCTGTCACCAGGACAC CTCTCCATCACAGTCTACTCAACAGCTTCCGGTGCCAAACACGTGCTCTGAAATCTCTGATCAAAAATAGGTCCCGACTCCATGACGTCGAGAGCTGG ATTCGTTTTTGTTCTCAAGACCCAAAAGATGTTATACTATCCG ATTGCAGACAGTCAGTTCAAACGTGCACCATGAAGTCAGCCAGAGAACTTCTCTCGGTACCAGGATGTTTCCCGGTATCCCGGATGTTGAATTGTCTTGAGAAAACAATGACATCCTGTTTCAAAAGCCCCCGTGCTGCAATGTCAGTATTCAGACACCTTCAGAATGCATGCATACGACATCGACATGACGTCACGCCTAAAATAAATTCCACATGA